GTACGCTGTTCCAATATGTCATTACTGAAAATCGTATGGATGAGAAAGGTGAATTTATCATAGAGGGATATCATGAGCAGAAGTCCTGTATTTCCGAAAGCCTTTCCAAACGGTTATTAGAAAATGGGATGCCTGTTGAAATGATAAATAGCATGAAACGAAGGGAGGAAGAATCAGAATGAATCTGATCTTATTGATTGCCTGTATGGGCATGATTACAGGATGCTTAGTTCTTTTATCCTTGCCACCGATGGAATTTACGAATCATATTTTTCAAAGTCTTATTAGTAAGCCACATAGCATACGAGACGAGATTAATGAAGCTACTGGGCGAAAGAAGATGTCATTTTTCAAAAGGGAAGTGACAGAGATTGAATCCATATTAAAGATTACCGGCAGAGAACATCTATTTCCATTGCTTTGCGCATGGTCACTCATCCTATTTGCAATCGGAGCATCTGTTGCTATACTACTAGAAAATTTCTTTCTGGTACCGGTACTTGCCGGAGGATTTCTGTTTCTGCCTTTTTGGTATGTAAGACTGACGCAGGCGCATTATAAAAAGGATATCGCTGCTGAACTTGAAACAGCGCTGTCCATTATTACAACGGCATACCTTCGAAATGATGATATCCTGACAGCTGTGGAGACTTATTGGAGATTGCTAGAATTGGTTCAGGGCGGCTCCAGAGCAGAATTTGAATTTCAGAAAAATCAATATAGTACCTATCAGGATCGTACGCACTTTACACCAATCTGGATGCCGGATGGTAGTTATATCGTAAATACGTGGGTGATAGATGCATGGACACCGGTTGGGATGATGTCGCAGAATCTAACGAACTCGATTACAATTAAGGGAAGCTTGTGGGATGATTGGCATATTGCACCACAGGCTGAGTAAAAAACCAATAATTCTATCAAAAATACCCCCAAACTACCCTTTTACGGAGTGGCTTTTTCGATTTGGGTATGGTAAACTTTTCATAAACTGAAAAGGTATGCCATAAAAATGTATGAAATATCTTGCATTACCTGTAAAGAAACCACGTAGATGACAGAAGAAGCAGTGGTCACCATTTTAAAATGAGGATAAAGATGAAAGAGAAAAATGAAAAGACTTTAGAATCCGGATTGCAGACGGAAGAGGAGTTCTACATACGCCCAAGAATAGCAAATAAAAAGATGAAGTCAGCCCAGTCGTTGTCCCAGACGGTATATCTGTATGGGATATCCGGCTGTGGAAAAACAGCCTTTATTCGTGACTTTTTAGGGAAAAGGCAGTATCACTATTATTCAGCGGAGCAGTTGAATGAGGCGGAACTTGAGTTTGCACCGAGTGAAAAACAGTTAATCGTGGTGATTGATGATCTACAACAGCTGAGGACGGATGAACTGCGAGATATATTAATTAAAAAGATTGAAATGCTGGCAAGGCGGCAGGATGTCTGGCTTATCCTGTCAGGAAGAAGCAGGATGCCATCCTGGCTACTTTCGGTTTATTATCGGAGAGTATTTACGGTCATAGAGGAAGAAGATTTTGTGCTTTCTGAAACAGAGATGACAAATTATCTGAATTTGTGGGGATTGACACTCACGGAAGAAGATTTTAGTAGAGTCGCAGGGCTTACAAAGGGGATAGGGATTATTATAAGACTTCTTGCAATGGAACTTTCCTCAGGCAGACCTTTTGATACGAATTATATCGAACGAATGAGAAATGATTTCTGGGATTATCTAGACTGTCATGTATATGACCAGTGGGATATGGAAATCCAGGAATTCTTTATGCAGGTGTGTATCGTGGAGGAATTTGATCAGCATCTGGCAGAAATGATTACTGGTAGAAGCGACGTAGAGAGAATGATCGGCATAGCGGAACAATTGGGCAATTTTATGATGTTTAAAGAAGCTGTCGGTGGTAAGCGAATCTACGAAATCAGGCTTGCTATGCGACATTCCATGAGGCGAAGGCTTCTTAGAACCTACCAGAAGGAGAGAAGGGAACGCCTTTATTATAATGCAGGTCTTTACTACGAACTGGAAGGTGATACCCCGAATGCTCTGAGGATGTATGAAGCGTGCCACGACACGGAGAGAATTGCAGGACTTTTAATTGCCAATGCAAGAAAAAATCCGGCAAGTGGTCATTATTATGAACTTCGGGAATATTACCTCTCTTTGCCGGAAGAAAAAATCAGGGAAAGCATGGAACTGATGGCAGGTATGAGTATGCTTCAATCCATGCTATTAAATATAGAAGAAAGTGAACGCTGGTATGAGGAATTAAAGCAGATGGAGGGAACTTTAAGTGGAAGTGCCAAAAAAGCTGCAAAAGGTCAACTTGTCTATCTGGATATTGGGTTGCCACACCGTGGAAGCAGTGCGTTAGTGGATATTTTGAAAAATGCTGGAACCCTGTTGATGAACCGTAACATCAGTCTGCCAGAATTCTCAGTTACTAGCAATCTGCCTTCTCAGATGAATGGAGGAAAGGATTTCTGCGAGTGGAGCAGACGGGATAAGGAACTGGCAAAAAGTATAGGAAAAATCATAGAATTTACTCTTGGAAAGTATGGAAAGGGCTTGGTAAACCTAGCTCTTGCGGAAAGCTATCTGGAAAAGGGGGAAGACAGCTATGAAATAGCCAACCTGACCAACAAAGGCATGATGCAGGCACAGGCCGGTGGCAAGACCACGCAGTGCTTTGTGGCGGCAGGCATACTTGCCTGGCTTCATATTATAAATGATCATGCAGAGGATGCCAGAGAGATATTGATGAATTTTTGGAAGAAGGCAGAAAAGGAAGGCTCCGCAAAGCTGTTATCCAATCTGGAAGCATTGCAGATACGGATTAGTCTCTATCAGGGAAAAACGGCGGAGGCAATAGAGTGGATGGAGCTGGCACCGGAGGAAGAGCTTGAATTTGCTACGATGGAGCGTTTTCGGTATTTGACCAAGGTACGCGTATATCTATTAATGGGAAGGTATGAGAAGGCGGTCAATCTGCTACAGCGTATTCTATATTATGCGGATGTCATGCATCGTACCTACATCACTATGGAAGCGAGACTGCTTCTTGCCATTACCCAGTACCGAATGGGGGATGGTAAATGGGAGGAGAACTTACAGAAGGCACTGACCCAGGCAGAGAGCTATCATTTCGTCCGGCTGATATCCAGAGAAGGAGCAGCTGTGAATAGGATGCTAAAAGAAACCACCTGGAAATGCAAGAATCCAAGTTATCTTAAGGCGGTACTGACAGAGACAGAGAAGATAGCACTTGCCTATCCCGGATATCTAAAGCAGGTCACAGAAGAGGCTAGCTTTAGTGAAAATGCCTTAAAGATCCTAAAGCTACAGGCAGAAGGACTTTCTACCACAGAGATTGCAGGAGAGCTGGGACTAAAAGTTGAAAATGTGAAATACCATAACAAGCAGAATTTCAAAAAGCTGGGAGTGAACAGTAAAACAGCCGCTGTTACGGAAGCAAGAAAGAGGAAGCTGATCTGATAAGATAGGATAGGATAAGTCATAAGCTGATTTTATATAGATTAACAGATAGGATGTACAAAGAATAAAGGAATGAAACACAGAGTAAATGGAGGAATGAATGAAAATGGAACGTAGAACTAAGAAAAACTCGATTGCAGTTACCAAAAGAGACAGAAAACGGGTGCTGGCAATTGTACTGGCAATCTTGATGGTTGTTTCTGCGATGGACTTTAGCGGAATGCAATATGTCAGTGCAGCGGACGAGGATACAACGAATGTAATTACAGCATTAGCAGGGCTGCCTGGAGAAATTGCGAATCAGCAGCTAGCAGTAGGTTCATTAGAAACAGCTATTAACCTGCCGAACTCATTAAGCGTGACGAACGAAGAATATGATTTGGCTGCAATACAAACAGTCACCGGGGGTGCGATCACGGTCAGCGGTTCTGCGATCAGTATGAATGAAACCTATAGCCTGACGGGTATCACATGGGAAATTGACGCGAGTCAAAGTAGTTCGGCTACCTTTGATTCCACTGTGGCCAATACCTATTATACCTATGTGCCTGCACTGCCTCTAGAAGACGAAGGTAAAGCGATTAAGCTTGTATACGGTGTAAGTCTGCCGCAGATCAGAGTGCAAATAGTTGGTACAGATGAAGCAAGCGTGATCGATTCGGCGGGTGCGGTGACTAATTATGCCACCATAGAGGAAGCCATCACCGCAGCAATGGGCATGAGCGGCAGTACGGTGACACTGCTTAAGAATGTGGCGACCGAAAACAGAATTGAAATCAGCACCGGTAATTTCTCAATTGACTTAAATGGCAACACCTGGACCGGACCTGCAACCTGGGAAGTGGATGGGCATACAAACTATGCGATAGAAATCGAAGGAGCTCCGACCTTAGTTATGAAAGATACGGTCGGAGGCGGTGTATTTACCAGTACAAACGAAACTAAAAATGTAATATTAAGTTTTTCATCAATGGCTAATATAAGTATCGAAGGTGGCACCTATAGCGGGATTAGCAATGCAAAAAGTGTTGACAATTTACTGGCAGACGGCTACGTCTATAGAAACAGCGAGAACGGCGAATTAATAACCGACCTGAGCAGTAATAAGATATTAAATGTTACCGTAACGCCTGCACCTGTCAAAATTACTGCCCAACCGGAAAATTTCAATGCCGATGAGGCAACGGTTTCATTAAGCTTAACGGCGGAAAGCGTACCTGCTGATTCTGGAAAAGAAATCTCGTATCAGTGGTACAAAGAAGACGGCACTGCGATTGAGGGTGCAACGGCAAATGTTTATACGCTGCCGGAAGATCCGTCAGCACGCCTCGATTCGTATTATTGTGCTGCTAGCTGTGACGGCTATACTGTCAATTCACGTATCGTTTCTTCTTTTTTTTATGAAGCCAGCATAACCGCCGCCGACGACACAGTAACCAACTATGATACCATTGAGCAAGCCATCACAGCTGCAATGGGCATGGGTGGCTGTACGGTTAAATTGCTGAAGGATGTGGCAACCGATGATTTGCTCAATATTACTGACGGTACATTCACGCTTGATTTAAATGGCAAGGCCTGGACGAATACTTCTGTGGGGGTGGGGTCAGGAGTATTACAGTTAGTGAAGTTCGAGGGAAGTAGTAGCAATACAACTTCTCTCACTATAATAGACAGTGCTGGTGGCGGCAGCATTACAACAACAGCTTCAGGAGGATATTCTATATTCGGATACACCAATTATTCGCTGTCACTGGAGGGAGGCAGTTACACTGGCATTTGGGTATTTAGTAACCAAGTAGGAAACGTGCTTGCAGACGGATATGTCTATAAAAACAAGGAGAGCGGCGAATTGGTAACCGACATGAGCAGTGAAGAGATTTCTAATGTCACTGTAATGCCTAAACCCGTAACAATCACCGCCCAGCCGGGGGATGCTGTTGCCGCTCCCGGATACACCGAGGCACCAACATTTGCAGTCATGGCCGAAACCGTGCCTGCCGATTCAGGGGAAACAATCACCTATCAGTGGTATAAGGACAGCGTAGCCATTGACAGTGCAACAAATGCAAGCTATACGGTTGAACCTAATCTTGGTGAGGGTACTTATACTTACCACTGTACTGTGACTTGCGATGGTTATAGTGTGAATACTGAAAATGCGACATTGTTAGTGACCAGTGCTACAGGAAATTATTCGGTGACCGCGTCAAGTGGCAACACAGTGAGTTACCCGACTTTGGAAACAGCCATCACTGCAGCAAAAAGTAAGCCAAACAGCACCGTGAAACTGCTTGCTGACGCAACCACGGCTGAACAAGTAGAAGTCAGCTCCGGTACGTTTACCATTGATTTAAACGGAAAAATATGGACGAGTACTACCAGTGTTAACGCATTAAGCCTCAAAAATGGATGCCATGTAACACTGATGGACAGTGACACCGGCGGCAAGCTGACCACAAGCACCGCTCAACAGACAATTAATGTACAAGATGCCGATTTAACCATCAAAAGCGGCATCTATGAAAATGAGAATAGTAACTATATGAGCTATGTGCTGGGTGCTTATTCCTCGGGAACGGTTACCATCGAGGGCGGTACAATACAGACTAGCAAAAGCCTCATGTATCTTGCCTATTTGCAAAGCGTGGATGTGGTGATTTCTGGCGGCATCTTCAGCGGCGGCAATACTACTTTTCACAATTGTGACAGCGTTGCCCTTTCCGGTGGGGAATATAAAAGTATTGGTACTGCTAACATGAGTATAGTCAACAGCCTTCTGGCAAGCGGCTATGGGTATAAGAATCAGTCTGACAATTCATGGGTAAACAATCTGGGAAGAGACGGCTATTTATATAATGACTTGGCAAACTATTATCTGTCCAAGCCTGTTACCATCCAGCCTGTCCCAGCCAAAATTAAAACACCGCCGCAAAATGCCGCAAGCGCGACCTACGGCTACACCGAAGCACCAACCATGAGCGTTGAGGCAGAAAAAACTACCGCCGCACCAGCGGGCAGTACGATTTCCTACCAATGGTATCGCGTAAAGAGCAGCAGCGAAACCAGTGATACCGCAGTCGGAACCGATGCTACGCTGAACATCCCCACCGGTCTTGATGCAGGTACCCACAGCTTTTACTGCGCAGTCACCTGCGACGGCTATATTGTGAACAGTGAAAGTGCGACTTTTACTGTGGAGCCGAAAGACATTTCCGATGTAGAATCGACGTTGATTATTCCAGACGGTGGATATACCTATGACGGAACGGAGAAAAAGCCACCCGTTGCTCTTGCACTAGACGGACACGCTTTAGATTTGGGCACGGACTATATTCTTGATTATATGGATAATACCGATGCCGGTACTGCCAGCGTTACCATCACTGGGCAAGGCAATTTTATCGGAACAAAAAGCGAAGAGTTCACCATTGCCAAAGCAGACCAAAGCATAAGTATTACAGAAGTTAGTGGGAAAAAATATAATGATGCTGATTTCACACTGGAAACAACAGGCGGCAGCGGCACAGGTGCAGTGACTTTTTCTGTGCCGGAGGACAACGGTGTGCTTTCCATTTCCAAAAAAGAAGATGGTAGATTTGACGCTGCTATTATCGGTGCAGGAGAAGTGACCATAACAGCCACCAAGGCGGCGGATACAAATTATAATGAGGCCACTGCTACACAGTCAATCACGATTGAGCGAGCGGATACATCCATTGCATTCCAGTCGTCCTATACGGGGCACTATTTCTACACCGGTAGCTCCATTCCCAATCCGGAGGAAGTGGATTTGAGCATCACGGGCGCATCCTATAGCGATGTGGATTTTGTCTGGTACGACAGTAACAGCAACCAACTGGACAGTCCGCCTACAGCTATGGGCAGCTATATCCTTGCGGTAACTATTCCAGAGACAGCGAATACGAAACAAAGCTCTAATACGAAATCTGTAACAATCAGTTCCTACGATGGCACCGTAACGTTTGCCTATAATGGTAGCACCACAAATGCGGCTTGGTACAGTGCAGACGTGACCATTACAGCGGACGGTTACACCGTCAGTGACAGTGTGAATGGAACCTATGCGGACACCTATCTGTTAAGCGGAGAGGGCGAAGTCAGCAAGACGCTCTATTTCAAGCAAAATGGCACTGGTTACATTACAGACGGAAAAGCCATCACTGTAAATATCGATAAAACCGCCCCGGCATTTTCTGCCGATACGGACGGAATTACCATCAGCGATAACAACTGGAAGGGATTCTTGAATAATATCACCTTCGGGCATTTCTTTAAGGAAAATAAAAATGTCAGCATTTCGGCAACAGACAGCGGTTCAGGCGGGAATAAGTATTATTACTATATTGATACCGGCAGTACGACAGCCAAAACCGCCGAGGAACTGAAGAGCATTTCCTTTACAGAAGGTAGTAGCTTCTCCATTACTGACGAGAACAAATACATCATCTATGCCTATGCGGTAGATCAGGCAGGCAACAAAAGTGCCTATATCTGCACCGACGGAATCGTCATTGACAAGACGGCACCTACCGTTACGTTGACGGCACCTGCTGGTTCTGATCTTGGAGACGTATCCGCAACAGCAAAAGCACAGATGAACGAAACAGGAATTATTACCTATGTAATCGAGACCACCGAACAAAGCGGTATGACTGCGCAAAATATTTTAGATGCCGCAGATAAGAAAACGGTAAGCGTGATAGATGGTCAGGCGGACACAAATCTTGATGTTGCACTTTCAGGTCTGATAGCGAATACCACTTATTATATGTATGCTGTGGGCACAGACAGTGCACAAAACAACGGAAGTGTGGTTAGCACAAGCTTTACTACCACTACAACAAAGCCGATTTTCGCCGATAACCCTAGCATTACAGGAACCTATGGACAGCAAGTGAAGGACATGACAGTATCTCAGGTGGCAAGCACCAATGGTGTAGCCGGAAGCTGGAGCGTTTCCAGTACAGATATCCCGTCTGTAGGGACATCGGCAACCTATGATGTAGTCTTTACACCTGATAATGCAGCGCAATATGCCACGGTGACGGTACAGGTAACCCCGACCGTTAATCCTAAGAGCCTAACGGCGGCAGGAGTGATAATTGGAGAGGTAACAGGAACTTACACTTATAACAAAACAGAAATAGTACCAACTGTTACAGTAACCGATAGTGAGGCAACCATTACCGCATCGGATTATGAATACAGCTACAGTAACAACGTAAGTGTCGGAACAGCAACAGTAACGGTTACCGCAAAAGGCAATTATACTGGAACCGTAAGCCGTACCTTCACGATTGAAAAAGCAGCAGCTCCGAGTATTACTTGGCCGAATGCAAGCAGTATTATCTACGGGCAGAAGCTGTCTGCAAGCGCCCTAAGCGTGAGCAGTACCGAGTATGGTACCTTTGCGTGGACGGATGGTAGTACAGTTCCGACTGTGACAAACGGCGGCTATGAGGTTACCTTTACACCGAATGCAGGTACAGTGGCAAACTATGAAGCCATCACAAACACAACCAAGATGGTTGCCATTACAGTTAGCAAGGCAACGCCTGCTGTGACAGTAAGCGCAGACATCTCCGATGATGCAGGAAGCCGTAAGGCGACACTGACCGCAACCGTGACCGGTACAGGCGATGGTGAAACTCCTACCGGCACCGTGAAATTTGTCAACAGCACAAGCGGCAGTGATGTGGATATTGCAGGCGCAACCGCTGTCACAATCACAGGCGGCAAGGCAACTTACACATGGACAGGGCTTGCTAAGCAGATTTACAAGGTCAAGGCAGTTTACAACGATAGTGCTAACTATAACACCGCTACCAGTACAGAGCTTAGCTTTGACACCAATAAGCAGAATCAAGCAGCACTTAACATAGGAAGTATCGGTACAAAGACCTATGGCGATGGAACATTTACCCTTTCTGCAACAGGCGGAAGCGGTGACGGAGCTGTGACGTTTGAAAGTTCTGACCCGACTATCGTCAGCATTTCCGGTACCACAGCAACGATTCACAAGGCTGGTAGCGTAACCATTACCGTTACTAAGGCGGCAACAGATACCTACAATGAAGCATCAGCATCTGTGTCGTTGATCGTGGGCAAAAAAGAGTTGACGGTCAAGACAGATAACAAATTAAACATTGTCAAGGGTGGGGCAATGCCTGCACTTACCTATACCGTAACCGGACTGGTGGGCAGCGATACCTTTATCGACCCAATCCTGTCCACCACAGCAACGGACACAAATACCTTAGGTGAATATGACATCACCATCAGTGGCGGAACCCTTGCCAATGCCGACAACTATACAATTAACTATACCAGTGGTAAGCTCACCATTATCAATGAGCCTGCATCACCAGGAGGTTCATCGGGTGGAGGTTCGTCCACAGCTACACCGCAGCCTGAAGCAGGAATGCCGGCGATTAAAGATGCTAGTAACCAGGCAGGCTGGGAGGCTATTAAGGAACAGATCGGTCAGAGCAGGGAAGGTGATACGGTAACGATAGAAATGAATGGTTCTTTGGTAGTACCAGGGGAAGTCCTTGATGCCATCAGAGGAACAGAAACCACCCTTGTCTTTGATATGGGCGATGGCATTACATGGAGTATTAACGGCCAGAGTATCACAGAGGGCAGTCTGAAGGATGTTAATCTTGATGTATCACTTAATACGGATGCTATTCCGGCAGGAATCATTAGCCAGATGGCGGGAGAACAGGATACCACTACGCTCAGTCTTGCTTATGATGGTCCGTTTGGCTTTACATCAGTACTTACAATCAATCTGGATAAGATAAATGCAGGAAAGTATGGTAACCTTTTCTACTATAATCCGGAAACAAAGCAACTGTCACTGCAAGCAGTGGAAAAGATCGGAGAAAAGGGAACTGTAGAACTTCCGTTTACTCATGCTTCAGATTATGTAGTTATCATCAGTGAAGAACCTATGTTAGAAAAGGCACTGGATCAGATAGAAATTAGTGCTGTGAAGAGAACACTGTATGTTGGTGGAACCGAGAAGAAGAGTATGACCTTAAAGCTAGAATTGCCACAACTATTGAAAGAGGCAGTGGAACAAGACAGCTCTATATTAAAGATTACCTACCAGTCCAGTAATCCTAAGATTGCAACGGTCAATGCTTCTGGAAAAATCACGGCCAAGAAGGCAGGAAAAACAACCATAACAACACAGGTTACAATCAATGGAGTACAGAGAAAGTTTAAGACAACAATTACAGTCAAGAAAGCATATATTAAATTGATCAAGAGCACCAATACCTTAAAAACTGGAAGTACCTTCACCTATAAGGCAATCGGATACGGAGTTAAGACAGAGGATATCATGTTTTATACCTCCAAGAAATCCATTGTAGTGATTAATAAGACAACTGGCAAGGCGAAAGCAAGAACCAAAGGAACGGATTATATCATTGTTAAGGTTGGAAAGGTCATAGCAAAGATAAAAGTGAAAGTTTCATGATCCGAATTTGCTTTATGACAGAACCGAAACCTTTATAGCGTATTAATCCCATTACAAAACTGTATTGGAGCTAAAAATACTTAACTAGAAAAAAAGAAGCTGTTGCAAAAAAAGGTGCAAACATCCGTGTTAGCAAGTACCTGAGTTTGCAACAGTTTTTTTATTTTCAATCAATCCACAATCAATGTGTGATACGTTCGCATATATAGATAAATAATCATTTTAACAAAGGCTTAAGCCAGTTTTTTTCTAAATTAAAAAAAACCATCAAAAGCACCCCCAAACTACCCTTTTGCGGAGTTGATTTTGATGGTAATGTATGCTAAATTGTTGTAAGAAAAAGATTTACCTTATTATGGTAATCGAAGGGAGAAAACAGATGGGGCAGGGTGGATATTTATCTATTACGAACAGTACACCGTATTGTTGGAAAAAAACATATGATTACAGCTAACAAATGGATGCATGGAATTTTCCAGATGTAATTGAGAAAGGGATAAACTATAAGCTGTACATAGAATGGGACGAAAGCATTTTTCATCAAAGCCGTGATGACCAGGGCATAGCTGAGTATACCATAGAGGATGGTAGCGGTAGCAAATTAAAAATCAATGCGAACAATAGAAACGAATTTTGTATTTCCATTAATTCATCCGGATTAAAGCGAAAAAAGGAAAGTAGGAAGCGAGAAGATTGTGTGTTGGGGTGGATGCATGATGGAATCATGAATTATGTTGTAGTAGGAGATAAGGATGGATACATGGTAACAGGGGATGACTTTTCCAGTTGGATGGAGGATACATTAGATCTGATTGGAAAAAGGAGGCTCTTTGATATATGTATGCCAGGTTCTCACGATTCCGGTATGAGCGTATGCCAGAATGCTACGCTAGGGGCATCTGCACATAATACAGTAACGCAGACCTGTGATATTACAGGACAACTTGAGCTTGGAGCAAGATATTTTGATCTACGGCCTACAATAAGTGGAGGGGGATTTTATACTGGACATTATGGACACGTAAGTAAGGTTGGAGTTGAAGTGGATGTGGGAGGAAACGGTCAAAAGCTGGATGAAATCGTAGAGCAAATAAATGTTTTTACAAGGTCACACAGGGAACTTATTATATTAAATATTTCCCATAGTTTGAATACAGATGTTGGTCAGGGAGTTTATAGGAGCTTTTCTGATGAAGAATGGAAAAAATGTCTTGGCGTTTTGGAAAAACTGAATTATCGGTACGAAAAAAAA
The nucleotide sequence above comes from Variimorphobacter saccharofermentans. Encoded proteins:
- a CDS encoding LuxR C-terminal-related transcriptional regulator; its protein translation is MKEKNEKTLESGLQTEEEFYIRPRIANKKMKSAQSLSQTVYLYGISGCGKTAFIRDFLGKRQYHYYSAEQLNEAELEFAPSEKQLIVVIDDLQQLRTDELRDILIKKIEMLARRQDVWLILSGRSRMPSWLLSVYYRRVFTVIEEEDFVLSETEMTNYLNLWGLTLTEEDFSRVAGLTKGIGIIIRLLAMELSSGRPFDTNYIERMRNDFWDYLDCHVYDQWDMEIQEFFMQVCIVEEFDQHLAEMITGRSDVERMIGIAEQLGNFMMFKEAVGGKRIYEIRLAMRHSMRRRLLRTYQKERRERLYYNAGLYYELEGDTPNALRMYEACHDTERIAGLLIANARKNPASGHYYELREYYLSLPEEKIRESMELMAGMSMLQSMLLNIEESERWYEELKQMEGTLSGSAKKAAKGQLVYLDIGLPHRGSSALVDILKNAGTLLMNRNISLPEFSVTSNLPSQMNGGKDFCEWSRRDKELAKSIGKIIEFTLGKYGKGLVNLALAESYLEKGEDSYEIANLTNKGMMQAQAGGKTTQCFVAAGILAWLHIINDHAEDAREILMNFWKKAEKEGSAKLLSNLEALQIRISLYQGKTAEAIEWMELAPEEELEFATMERFRYLTKVRVYLLMGRYEKAVNLLQRILYYADVMHRTYITMEARLLLAITQYRMGDGKWEENLQKALTQAESYHFVRLISREGAAVNRMLKETTWKCKNPSYLKAVLTETEKIALAYPGYLKQVTEEASFSENALKILKLQAEGLSTTEIAGELGLKVENVKYHNKQNFKKLGVNSKTAAVTEARKRKLI
- a CDS encoding MBG domain-containing protein, which codes for MKMERRTKKNSIAVTKRDRKRVLAIVLAILMVVSAMDFSGMQYVSAADEDTTNVITALAGLPGEIANQQLAVGSLETAINLPNSLSVTNEEYDLAAIQTVTGGAITVSGSAISMNETYSLTGITWEIDASQSSSATFDSTVANTYYTYVPALPLEDEGKAIKLVYGVSLPQIRVQIVGTDEASVIDSAGAVTNYATIEEAITAAMGMSGSTVTLLKNVATENRIEISTGNFSIDLNGNTWTGPATWEVDGHTNYAIEIEGAPTLVMKDTVGGGVFTSTNETKNVILSFSSMANISIEGGTYSGISNAKSVDNLLADGYVYRNSENGELITDLSSNKILNVTVTPAPVKITAQPENFNADEATVSLSLTAESVPADSGKEISYQWYKEDGTAIEGATANVYTLPEDPSARLDSYYCAASCDGYTVNSRIVSSFFYEASITAADDTVTNYDTIEQAITAAMGMGGCTVKLLKDVATDDLLNITDGTFTLDLNGKAWTNTSVGVGSGVLQLVKFEGSSSNTTSLTIIDSAGGGSITTTASGGYSIFGYTNYSLSLEGGSYTGIWVFSNQVGNVLADGYVYKNKESGELVTDMSSEEISNVTVMPKPVTITAQPGDAVAAPGYTEAPTFAVMAETVPADSGETITYQWYKDSVAIDSATNASYTVEPNLGEGTYTYHCTVTCDGYSVNTENATLLVTSATGNYSVTASSGNTVSYPTLETAITAAKSKPNSTVKLLADATTAEQVEVSSGTFTIDLNGKIWTSTTSVNALSLKNGCHVTLMDSDTGGKLTTSTAQQTINVQDADLTIKSGIYENENSNYMSYVLGAYSSGTVTIEGGTIQTSKSLMYLAYLQSVDVVISGGIFSGGNTTFHNCDSVALSGGEYKSIGTANMSIVNSLLASGYGYKNQSDNSWVNNLGRDGYLYNDLANYYLSKPVTIQPVPAKIKTPPQNAASATYGYTEAPTMSVEAEKTTAAPAGSTISYQWYRVKSSSETSDTAVGTDATLNIPTGLDAGTHSFYCAVTCDGYIVNSESATFTVEPKDISDVESTLIIPDGGYTYDGTEKKPPVALALDGHALDLGTDYILDYMDNTDAGTASVTITGQGNFIGTKSEEFTIAKADQSISITEVSGKKYNDADFTLETTGGSGTGAVTFSVPEDNGVLSISKKEDGRFDAAIIGAGEVTITATKAADTNYNEATATQSITIERADTSIAFQSSYTGHYFYTGSSIPNPEEVDLSITGASYSDVDFVWYDSNSNQLDSPPTAMGSYILAVTIPETANTKQSSNTKSVTISSYDGTVTFAYNGSTTNAAWYSADVTITADGYTVSDSVNGTYADTYLLSGEGEVSKTLYFKQNGTGYITDGKAITVNIDKTAPAFSADTDGITISDNNWKGFLNNITFGHFFKENKNVSISATDSGSGGNKYYYYIDTGSTTAKTAEELKSISFTEGSSFSITDENKYIIYAYAVDQAGNKSAYICTDGIVIDKTAPTVTLTAPAGSDLGDVSATAKAQMNETGIITYVIETTEQSGMTAQNILDAADKKTVSVIDGQADTNLDVALSGLIANTTYYMYAVGTDSAQNNGSVVSTSFTTTTTKPIFADNPSITGTYGQQVKDMTVSQVASTNGVAGSWSVSSTDIPSVGTSATYDVVFTPDNAAQYATVTVQVTPTVNPKSLTAAGVIIGEVTGTYTYNKTEIVPTVTVTDSEATITASDYEYSYSNNVSVGTATVTVTAKGNYTGTVSRTFTIEKAAAPSITWPNASSIIYGQKLSASALSVSSTEYGTFAWTDGSTVPTVTNGGYEVTFTPNAGTVANYEAITNTTKMVAITVSKATPAVTVSADISDDAGSRKATLTATVTGTGDGETPTGTVKFVNSTSGSDVDIAGATAVTITGGKATYTWTGLAKQIYKVKAVYNDSANYNTATSTELSFDTNKQNQAALNIGSIGTKTYGDGTFTLSATGGSGDGAVTFESSDPTIVSISGTTATIHKAGSVTITVTKAATDTYNEASASVSLIVGKKELTVKTDNKLNIVKGGAMPALTYTVTGLVGSDTFIDPILSTTATDTNTLGEYDITISGGTLANADNYTINYTSGKLTIINEPASPGGSSGGGSSTATPQPEAGMPAIKDASNQAGWEAIKEQIGQSREGDTVTIEMNGSLVVPGEVLDAIRGTETTLVFDMGDGITWSINGQSITEGSLKDVNLDVSLNTDAIPAGIISQMAGEQDTTTLSLAYDGPFGFTSVLTINLDKINAGKYGNLFYYNPETKQLSLQAVEKIGEKGTVELPFTHASDYVVIISEEPMLEKALDQIEISAVKRTLYVGGTEKKSMTLKLELPQLLKEAVEQDSSILKITYQSSNPKIATVNASGKITAKKAGKTTITTQVTINGVQRKFKTTITVKKAYIKLIKSTNTLKTGSTFTYKAIGYGVKTEDIMFYTSKKSIVVINKTTGKAKARTKGTDYIIVKVGKVIAKIKVKVS